A stretch of the Pan paniscus chromosome 2, NHGRI_mPanPan1-v2.0_pri, whole genome shotgun sequence genome encodes the following:
- the RTP1 gene encoding receptor-transporting protein 1, protein MRIFRPWRLRCPALHLPSLSVFSLRWKLPSLTTDETMCKSVTTDEWKKVFYEKMEEAKPADSWDLIIDPNLKHNVLSPGWKQYLELHASGRFHCSWCWHTWQSPYVVILFHMFLDRAQRAGSVRMRVFKQLCYECGTARLDESSMLEENIEGLVDNLITSLREQCYGERGGQYRIHVASRQDNRRHRGEFCEACQEGIVHWKPSEKLLEEEATTYTFSRAPSPTKSQDETGSGWNFCSIPWCLFWATVLLLIIYLQFSFRSSV, encoded by the exons ATGAGGATTTTTAGACCGTGGAGACTGCGCTGCCCTGCCCTGCACCTACCCTCACTCTCCGTGTTCTCACTAAGGTGGAAATTGCCTTCCCTCACTACTGACGAGACCATGTGTAAAAGCGTGACCACAGATGAGTGGAAGAAAGTCTTCTATGAGAAGATGGAGGAGGCAAAGCCGGCTGACAGCTGGGACCTCATCATAGACCCCAACCTCAAGCACAATGTGCTGAGCCCTGGTTGGAAGCAGTACCTGGAATTGCATGCTTCAGGCAG GTTCCACTGCTCCTGGTGCTGGCACACCTGGCAGTCGCCCTACGTGGTCATCCTCTTCCACATGTTCCTGGACCGCGCCCAGCGGGCGGGCTCGGTGCGCATGCGCGTCTTCAAGCAGCTGTGCTACGAGTGCGGCACGGCGCGGCTGGACGAGTCCAGCATGCTGGAGGAGAACATCGAGGGCCTGGTGGACAATCTCATCACCAGCCTGCGCGAGCAGTGCTACGGCGAGCGCGGCGGCCAGTACCGCATCCACGTGGCCAGCCGCCAGGACAACCGGCGGCACCGCGGAGAGTTCTGCGAGGCCTGCCAGGAGGGCATCGTGCACTGGAAGCCCAGCGAGAAGCTGCTGGAGGAGGAGGCGACCACCTACACCTTCTCCCGGGCGCCCAGCCCCACCAAGTCGCAGGACGAGACGGGCTCAGGCTGGAACTTCTGCTCTATCCCTTGGTGCTTGTTTTGGGCCACGGTCCTGCTGCTGATCATCTACCTGCAGTTCTCTTTCCGTAGCTCCGTATAA